One segment of Paraburkholderia bonniea DNA contains the following:
- a CDS encoding flagellar basal body rod protein FlgF has translation MDAFIYTAMSGADQALVALNVRANNLANAQTSGFRADLISMQSKKVPGYGYDSRQDVQVDRMAVNAEPGRLTDTGRKLDVAIDGPGYLALDGPEGIVYTRAGSMVLESDGSLTLDSLPVMGEGGAITLPEHDQVMVGTDGTINVRPLGETELQTVGKLLLVNPDPADVTKDSHGFIVSITGSAYEVDDSVQVKGSHLEGSNVSAVDEMMQTMALTRSFEMQMRLYKTADELSEAGNRLIRA, from the coding sequence ATGGACGCGTTTATCTATACCGCGATGAGCGGTGCCGATCAGGCTCTGGTGGCACTCAATGTGCGTGCCAACAATCTGGCCAATGCGCAGACGTCGGGCTTTCGTGCCGATTTGATCTCGATGCAGAGCAAGAAGGTGCCGGGCTACGGCTACGACTCACGCCAGGACGTGCAGGTGGACCGCATGGCCGTGAACGCGGAGCCCGGGCGGCTCACCGATACCGGCCGCAAGCTCGACGTCGCCATTGATGGCCCTGGTTACCTTGCGCTCGATGGCCCGGAAGGCATCGTCTACACCCGTGCGGGCAGCATGGTGCTGGAGAGCGACGGCTCGCTGACGCTCGATAGCCTGCCCGTGATGGGCGAGGGGGGCGCGATTACGTTGCCCGAGCACGACCAGGTGATGGTGGGCACGGACGGCACGATCAACGTCCGCCCGCTAGGCGAAACCGAGTTGCAAACGGTGGGCAAGCTGCTGCTGGTCAACCCGGACCCAGCTGACGTCACCAAGGATTCGCATGGCTTCATCGTTTCCATCACAGGCTCGGCCTATGAGGTGGACGACTCGGTGCAAGTCAAAGGCTCGCATCTGGAGGGCAGCAACGTTTCTGCCGTAGACGAAATGATGCAAACCATGGCGCTGACGCGCTCATTCGAAATGCAGATGCGGCTGTACAAAACCGCAGACGAACTATCTGAAGCGGGCAACCGCTTGATCCGCGCGTAA
- a CDS encoding flagellar hook-basal body complex protein produces MSFNISLSGINAVNNQLNSISNNIANSGTYGFKSGRANFSSTYINAQPSGVAVGSTSQSISQTGNFFATGRGMDAAIQGSGFFVTRGSDGAMQFSRAGIFNTDKDGSIVDFLGRKVQGYGPEGGVMGDLSVPAGSIPASASTSLDYVGNMSADWKAPSVTPFSKDDPESYNGMSVATVHDSMGRKHTVTQYFVKGAGNEMEVHYAMNGVSTGTPTRMTFDTDGKLTAPTGSTRLDLGTPDGASPLALEIKYTGTTMFAGEQSTATNRTDGYSAGTVTGVQLAEDGSVEVQYSNGQKSTAGRVVLATFANENALKPISGSAWAMTSATGEPLFSVPGAGMAGKLAIGALEQSNVDMTAELVQLMGAQQNYQANSKVLSTENEMMRTLMQAL; encoded by the coding sequence ATGAGCTTCAATATTTCCCTCTCCGGTATCAACGCGGTCAACAACCAGTTGAACTCCATTAGCAACAACATCGCCAACAGCGGCACGTATGGCTTCAAGTCGGGCCGGGCGAACTTCTCGTCGACCTATATCAATGCCCAGCCTTCGGGTGTAGCAGTGGGCTCGACCTCGCAATCCATCAGCCAGACCGGCAACTTCTTTGCGACCGGACGCGGCATGGATGCGGCGATTCAGGGCAGCGGCTTTTTCGTCACGCGCGGTAGCGATGGCGCAATGCAGTTTTCCCGCGCGGGCATTTTCAACACCGATAAAGACGGCAGCATTGTCGATTTTCTCGGCCGCAAGGTTCAGGGCTATGGCCCGGAAGGCGGCGTGATGGGCGACCTGTCGGTGCCAGCGGGATCGATCCCGGCCTCAGCCAGCACGAGCCTCGACTACGTCGGCAACATGTCCGCTGACTGGAAAGCCCCCAGCGTGACGCCTTTCAGCAAGGATGATCCGGAGTCGTACAACGGAATGTCGGTAGCCACGGTGCACGACTCGATGGGCCGCAAACACACCGTGACGCAGTACTTCGTCAAAGGGGCGGGCAACGAGATGGAAGTGCACTACGCGATGAACGGCGTTAGCACCGGCACACCCACTCGCATGACGTTCGATACCGACGGCAAGCTGACTGCGCCGACCGGCAGCACGCGCCTGGATCTCGGCACGCCAGACGGCGCATCGCCGCTGGCGCTTGAGATCAAGTACACCGGCACGACGATGTTCGCGGGCGAGCAGAGCACCGCGACGAACCGCACCGATGGCTACAGCGCAGGCACCGTGACGGGCGTGCAACTGGCTGAGGATGGCTCGGTTGAAGTGCAGTACAGCAACGGCCAGAAATCGACCGCTGGCCGCGTGGTGCTGGCGACCTTCGCCAACGAAAATGCGCTGAAGCCAATCTCCGGCTCCGCCTGGGCGATGACTTCGGCCACTGGCGAGCCACTGTTCTCGGTGCCGGGTGCTGGCATGGCGGGCAAGCTGGCGATCGGCGCGCTCGAACAGTCGAACGTCGACATGACCGCTGAGCTGGTGCAACTGATGGGCGCACAGCAGAACTACCAGGCTAACTCGAAAGTGCTGTCGACCGAAAACGAAATGATGCGCACCCTGATGCAGGCGCTGTAA